In a single window of the Candidatus Methylomirabilota bacterium genome:
- a CDS encoding ABC transporter ATP-binding protein, whose protein sequence is MLEVTLDRRLSGFHLRTQLTVGDEIAALYGPSGSGKSLTLLAIAGLIRPTSGTIRINGRTVFDGSAGIDLAPHLRRVGLVFQEYALFPHKTVSGNLLFGLPRGTPQNKAADRVNEMLHLLRLAAFAQHYPNQLSGGQRQRVALGRALIGHPEILLLDEPFSALDPAVRETLRQELLQMLADYKGTVLLVTHDLQEAYLMASTIAIIDGGTVLQTGTRDEVLHRPQSRRVAEHTGAKNILRGVACVDPDGLWDIVWRGHHLRVHGLEPMAPGEVEFCIRPEDVRLVWPDRVGRRDNLLRGRIVHELGRGLDYLLFVGLADGDNRGKYDLEIQVRSRLHDLMSLYVGKEVWVSLPPDRLRLLQPDD, encoded by the coding sequence ATGCTGGAGGTTACGCTCGACAGGCGGCTCTCCGGGTTTCACCTCCGGACGCAACTGACGGTCGGTGATGAGATCGCCGCCTTGTACGGCCCGTCCGGCTCGGGCAAGAGTCTGACGCTGCTCGCCATCGCCGGTCTGATCAGGCCGACCTCCGGAACCATTCGTATCAATGGCCGGACCGTCTTTGACGGCAGCGCCGGCATTGATCTGGCGCCGCACCTTCGACGTGTGGGTCTGGTCTTCCAGGAATATGCGCTATTCCCGCATAAGACGGTATCGGGGAATCTCTTGTTCGGATTACCGCGAGGGACGCCTCAGAATAAAGCGGCCGATCGGGTCAACGAGATGCTGCATCTTCTGCGGCTGGCGGCGTTTGCGCAGCACTACCCGAATCAGCTTTCTGGCGGACAGCGACAACGGGTTGCGCTGGGACGCGCCCTGATCGGGCATCCGGAGATCCTGCTGCTGGACGAGCCCTTTTCCGCCCTCGATCCGGCCGTTCGCGAAACCCTTCGCCAGGAGCTGCTTCAGATGCTCGCCGACTATAAGGGGACGGTTCTGCTGGTGACCCATGATCTGCAAGAGGCCTATCTTATGGCGTCGACCATCGCCATCATCGACGGCGGCACGGTGCTCCAGACAGGAACCCGGGACGAGGTGCTCCATCGACCGCAGAGTCGGCGCGTCGCCGAGCATACGGGCGCCAAGAATATCCTGCGAGGCGTGGCGTGTGTCGACCCGGACGGCCTCTGGGACATCGTCTGGCGAGGGCATCATCTGCGGGTCCACGGTTTGGAGCCGATGGCGCCTGGGGAGGTGGAGTTCTGTATCCGACCCGAGGATGTCAGGCTGGTGTGGCCGGACCGGGTGGGCCGGCGGGATAATCTTCTGCGCGGCCGGATCGTCCACGAACTCGGGCGCGGCCTGGATTACCTGCTCTTTGTCGGTCTTGCCGACGGAGACAACCGGGGAAAGTATGATCTGGAAATTCAGGTTCGAAGCCGACTGCACGACCTGATGTCGCTGTATGTGGGGAAAGAGGTGTGGGTGTCGTTGCCCCCGGACCGTCTGCGCCTGCTCCAGCCAGACGACTGA
- a CDS encoding ModE family transcriptional regulator, whose protein sequence is MQLEVKSKTWLEADGKFIMGEHGIALLDAIDELGSIQHAAKRVGWSYRRAWGYLKTMERHAEVPILIISHGGTAGGGTRLTPQARKLIRDYKRLQKALRAALKKESRILFSY, encoded by the coding sequence ATGCAGCTTGAGGTAAAGTCGAAGACCTGGCTGGAGGCGGACGGCAAGTTCATCATGGGAGAGCATGGTATTGCGCTCCTCGATGCCATCGATGAGCTTGGGTCGATTCAGCATGCGGCGAAGCGGGTCGGATGGTCCTATCGACGCGCCTGGGGGTATCTGAAAACGATGGAGCGACACGCCGAGGTGCCGATTCTGATTATCAGCCATGGAGGAACGGCCGGCGGCGGGACGCGACTCACGCCGCAGGCACGTAAACTCATACGGGATTATAAGCGGTTGCAGAAGGCGCTGCGTGCCGCCCTCAAAAAAGAATCGCGGATACTATTTTCGTATTGA
- a CDS encoding molybdenum-pterin-binding protein — protein sequence MQMSARNQLAGVVKKVKIGAVMSEVVVKVGDQELVSAITSGSAKRMKLKAGDQVYAVIKATEVMIAKE from the coding sequence ATGCAGATGAGTGCGCGGAATCAGTTGGCGGGCGTCGTTAAGAAGGTGAAAATCGGAGCCGTCATGAGCGAGGTGGTCGTGAAGGTGGGGGATCAGGAACTGGTCTCGGCCATTACCAGCGGCTCGGCCAAGCGGATGAAACTGAAGGCTGGGGACCAAGTCTATGCCGTCATCAAGGCCACAGAGGTCATGATCGCCAAGGAGTAG
- a CDS encoding formylmethanofuran dehydrogenase subunit B produces the protein MQGLQTVGLPTCTVGEIQNRADLVVYWGSNPAEAHPRHPSRYAVTAKGLFTPTGKKGRTIITIDVRPTASARMADIAFQITPNTDYEVATSLTALVNGHELNRAEVGGVPVAEWKALADKLKNCKFGIICWGMGITMSRGKTMNAIALLKLAQALNRFTKFSGMPMRGHGNVVGIAQVLTWQTGYPFAVNFSRGYPRYNPGEFSVADLVARREVDAAMIMAADAVGHLPGRTSEHLRSIPLIAIDPKESDTTKVATVVIPVAQSAVAAAGMQYRMDHIPLKQKKVVDSPWPTDREVLEQIIAKVVAMKNGK, from the coding sequence CTGCAGGGTCTGCAGACAGTTGGCCTTCCGACCTGTACGGTCGGGGAAATTCAGAATAGGGCGGACCTCGTCGTGTACTGGGGATCGAACCCGGCTGAAGCGCATCCCAGGCACCCCAGTCGCTACGCCGTGACAGCCAAGGGACTCTTTACCCCAACCGGGAAGAAGGGGCGAACCATCATCACGATCGATGTGCGGCCGACCGCCTCGGCCAGAATGGCCGATATCGCCTTCCAGATCACGCCGAACACCGATTATGAGGTCGCAACGTCGCTGACGGCCCTTGTGAACGGGCACGAGCTGAATCGCGCTGAAGTGGGCGGGGTCCCAGTCGCGGAGTGGAAGGCGCTTGCGGATAAACTGAAGAATTGCAAATTTGGGATCATCTGCTGGGGGATGGGCATTACCATGAGTCGCGGCAAGACGATGAACGCCATCGCCCTCCTGAAACTGGCCCAGGCACTGAATCGATTCACGAAGTTTTCCGGTATGCCGATGCGGGGTCACGGCAATGTCGTGGGGATCGCGCAGGTGCTGACCTGGCAGACCGGCTATCCCTTCGCCGTCAATTTCAGCCGGGGCTACCCGCGCTACAACCCCGGGGAGTTCTCGGTAGCCGATCTCGTCGCGCGAAGAGAGGTCGATGCCGCCATGATTATGGCTGCGGATGCGGTCGGTCATCTGCCCGGCAGGACCTCGGAGCATCTTCGGTCGATCCCGCTGATTGCGATCGATCCCAAGGAGAGCGATACGACAAAGGTCGCCACGGTCGTGATCCCCGTGGCGCAGTCGGCGGTTGCGGCCGCCGGCATGCAGTACCGGATGGATCACATCCCGCTCAAGCAGAAGAAGGTGGTCGACTCGCCCTGGCCGACGGATCGGGAGGTCCTGGAGCAGATCATCGCCAAGGTGGTTGCGATGAAAAACGGCAAGTAA
- a CDS encoding tungstate transporter permease, which produces MELIWQGMKQAILLLLRGDPEVLRIMLLSLQVSGGATLLSLLIGIPFGVVLALSRFPGRRIAISLVNTGMGVPPVVVGLFVSIMLWRSGPLGFLEWLYTPTAMVLAQLVIAAPVVTGLTIAAVQQLNPRLHLQLIGLGASRIQVVYLLLKEARLPLLAALMAGFGAVISEIGASMMVGGNIYRQTRVLTTATVLETGKGNFDMAIALSLLLLLLTFAVNVTLTWIQQRGRIS; this is translated from the coding sequence ATGGAACTGATCTGGCAAGGTATGAAGCAGGCGATCCTGCTGCTGCTGCGCGGCGATCCGGAGGTGCTGCGGATCATGCTGCTGTCGCTGCAGGTCTCGGGTGGCGCAACCCTGCTCAGCCTGCTGATCGGTATTCCGTTCGGCGTCGTCCTGGCCTTAAGCCGCTTTCCAGGGCGCCGCATCGCCATCAGCCTGGTCAATACCGGGATGGGCGTGCCGCCGGTTGTGGTCGGCCTTTTCGTCAGTATTATGCTCTGGCGCAGTGGACCGCTTGGCTTCCTGGAGTGGCTCTATACGCCCACGGCGATGGTGCTCGCACAGCTCGTCATTGCCGCCCCGGTGGTGACCGGCCTCACCATCGCTGCCGTTCAGCAGCTCAACCCTCGACTGCATCTGCAGCTTATCGGACTCGGCGCGTCGAGGATTCAGGTCGTCTACCTGCTCCTCAAAGAGGCGCGACTGCCGCTCCTAGCCGCGCTGATGGCCGGCTTCGGCGCGGTCATCTCGGAGATCGGGGCCTCCATGATGGTAGGCGGCAACATCTACCGGCAGACGCGGGTACTGACGACCGCCACCGTCCTCGAAACCGGCAAAGGAAATTTCGATATGGCAATCGCGCTCAGTCTGCTGTTGCTGCTGCTGACCTTTGCCGTGAACGTGACCCTCACCTGGATTCAGCAACGGGGGCGGATATCATGA
- a CDS encoding formylmethanofuran dehydrogenase, producing the protein MTKKRFTVITLRTLTQGQAMHVGKESKEYIEEISTVRMNLKDIEELALQDGDRVRLSTPHGSAILKYAKGDVPQGMVLIPWGRIINPIIGTDTQATGMPDYKGIEAEVERYV; encoded by the coding sequence ATGACGAAGAAGCGGTTCACGGTGATCACCTTGCGAACACTGACGCAAGGCCAGGCCATGCACGTCGGAAAGGAGTCGAAGGAGTATATAGAGGAGATCTCAACAGTACGAATGAACCTCAAGGACATCGAAGAACTCGCCCTGCAGGACGGCGACCGAGTTCGATTGTCCACGCCGCACGGTTCGGCCATCCTGAAGTATGCCAAGGGCGATGTCCCCCAGGGGATGGTATTGATCCCGTGGGGACGGATCATTAATCCGATCATCGGCACCGATACCCAAGCGACCGGGATGCCGGACTACAAGGGTATCGAGGCGGAGGTGGAGCGCTATGTCTGA
- the modB gene encoding molybdate ABC transporter permease subunit — MTHIPLSPLLLSLKIAGMATVVTLLIGTPIAWLLARGRFPGRALLESIVVIPLILPPTVTGYYLLWLIGRHGLLGRFLEYGLNIGLIFTWKAAVLASTIAALPLFIKAAQGAFEGIDRRIEDAGRTFKPILIVLCTITLPLAWRGILAGSILAFARAMGEFGITLMIAGNIPGKTQTLALAIYDAVQANQPQEANALSILVTAVVLMILTLVGRMTKVKY; from the coding sequence ATGACACACATTCCGCTGTCACCTTTGCTCCTATCGTTGAAGATCGCCGGCATGGCGACGGTGGTGACGCTACTCATCGGCACGCCAATCGCCTGGCTGTTGGCCCGAGGTCGATTTCCCGGTCGGGCACTCCTGGAATCGATCGTGGTGATTCCGCTGATCCTGCCGCCGACCGTGACCGGCTATTACCTGCTATGGCTGATCGGCCGTCACGGATTGCTGGGGCGATTTCTGGAGTACGGACTGAATATCGGCCTCATCTTTACCTGGAAGGCCGCGGTGCTCGCGTCGACCATCGCGGCGCTACCGCTATTTATCAAGGCGGCCCAGGGGGCGTTTGAAGGGATTGATCGTCGGATCGAAGACGCCGGTCGGACGTTCAAGCCTATTCTGATCGTCCTGTGCACGATCACCTTGCCGCTCGCCTGGAGGGGCATCTTGGCCGGATCGATTCTGGCATTCGCCAGGGCCATGGGGGAGTTCGGAATTACACTGATGATTGCCGGGAACATCCCGGGGAAAACCCAGACGCTCGCCCTGGCGATCTATGATGCGGTTCAGGCCAATCAGCCGCAGGAGGCGAATGCCCTGTCGATCCTGGTGACGGCCGTGGTGTTGATGATTCTTACGTTGGTCGGACGGATGACCAAGGTCAAATACTGA
- the modA gene encoding molybdate ABC transporter substrate-binding protein, producing MLRCHREMVPRRLDRMLGVLVVVAWLTGVSAASGAELLVSAAISLKEPLQEIGARFEQQHPDLKVVFNFGASGVLQQQIEQGAPVDVYVSAAPKQMDELEAKSLILPNTRRILAVNVVVLITHAALKPSLHAFTDLTKPEVRLIAIGNPRTVPAGAYARAILTSLGLWDTLQPKLILTENVRQALAYVARGEVDAALVYATDAQSAGEAVRVVAVAPEGRYPPVLYPISAISASTQPALASAFVDLAVSEVGQQILKAHGFLPPPKGAAR from the coding sequence ATGCTACGGTGTCATCGAGAGATGGTTCCACGGAGATTGGATCGGATGCTGGGCGTTCTGGTGGTTGTCGCATGGCTCACCGGCGTATCCGCGGCATCGGGCGCCGAACTGCTGGTGTCGGCGGCGATCAGCCTAAAGGAGCCTTTACAGGAAATCGGTGCGCGGTTTGAACAGCAACATCCGGACTTGAAGGTGGTTTTCAACTTCGGCGCGTCCGGTGTCTTGCAGCAGCAGATCGAACAGGGCGCCCCCGTGGATGTGTATGTGTCCGCCGCGCCGAAACAGATGGACGAGCTTGAGGCGAAGAGCCTCATCCTTCCGAACACCCGACGTATCCTGGCCGTCAACGTGGTTGTCCTCATCACCCACGCGGCCCTCAAGCCATCTCTTCACGCCTTCACCGATCTGACCAAACCGGAGGTCAGGCTGATCGCCATCGGTAATCCGCGTACCGTTCCAGCAGGTGCGTACGCCCGGGCGATCTTGACGAGCCTGGGGCTGTGGGATACCCTGCAACCAAAGCTGATCCTCACCGAGAATGTGCGTCAGGCTCTGGCCTACGTCGCGCGAGGCGAGGTCGACGCCGCCCTGGTGTATGCCACTGACGCGCAGAGCGCCGGTGAAGCGGTTCGCGTCGTCGCCGTGGCGCCGGAGGGGAGGTATCCGCCTGTCCTGTATCCGATCAGTGCGATCAGTGCCTCAACCCAGCCCGCTCTCGCCAGCGCGTTCGTCGACCTGGCTGTGAGCGAGGTCGGACAACAGATTCTGAAAGCCCACGGATTCCTGCCGCCGCCGAAGGGTGCGGCTCGCTGA
- a CDS encoding formylmethanofuran dehydrogenase, with protein sequence MSENVTVQAAKQLKIFTDVVCPFCGTACDDLEIHVEEGRIKTVKNACALGKATYMHYQSDLATPRIHGQPATIEQCIDAAAAILAAAKYPLIYGLDSTELSAQKKAIQLAELIGANIDHTSSV encoded by the coding sequence ATGTCTGAAAATGTCACGGTACAAGCCGCGAAACAGTTGAAGATCTTTACCGATGTGGTCTGCCCATTCTGCGGCACCGCATGCGACGACCTGGAAATCCATGTCGAGGAGGGGCGCATCAAGACGGTCAAGAATGCCTGCGCGCTGGGCAAGGCCACCTATATGCACTACCAATCGGATTTGGCGACACCGAGGATTCATGGGCAACCCGCGACCATCGAGCAGTGCATCGACGCAGCCGCAGCGATCCTCGCCGCGGCCAAGTACCCGCTGATCTATGGTCTGGATTCCACGGAGTTGAGCGCACAAAAGAAGGCGATCCAACTGGCTGAACTGATCGGCGCCAATATCGATCATACATCGTCCGTCTGA
- a CDS encoding DNA-binding response regulator has product MKVLVVDDENDITALVAYHLEREGFHVVQAHDGLQALELIKRDRPHLLILDLMLPHLSGLDLCRRLRKESDTARLPILMLTAKAEEADKVLGLELGGDDYLTKPFSPRELVARVKALIRRTEEIPGEEIVKAGSLQIDFSRYTVTIRNRPVELTTKEFDLLKALILARGRVLTRDYLLERVWGYERASEIESRTVDVHVRRLREKLGSEAARIVTVKSVGYRFDQDA; this is encoded by the coding sequence ATGAAGGTCCTTGTCGTAGACGATGAAAACGACATTACCGCCCTCGTTGCCTATCATCTGGAACGGGAAGGATTCCATGTCGTACAGGCCCATGACGGCCTTCAGGCGTTGGAGCTGATCAAGCGGGACCGGCCGCACTTGCTGATCCTCGATCTGATGCTGCCGCACCTCAGTGGGTTGGATCTCTGCCGACGGCTTCGCAAAGAGTCCGACACAGCCCGGCTCCCGATCCTGATGCTGACCGCCAAAGCGGAAGAGGCCGACAAGGTTCTGGGGCTCGAATTGGGCGGCGATGACTACCTCACCAAGCCGTTCAGTCCGCGGGAACTGGTGGCCAGGGTCAAGGCCCTGATTCGAAGAACCGAAGAGATCCCAGGTGAAGAGATTGTGAAGGCCGGCAGCTTGCAGATCGATTTCAGCCGATATACCGTTACCATCCGGAATCGACCGGTCGAGCTGACGACAAAAGAGTTCGACCTGCTGAAGGCCCTGATCCTCGCCAGGGGACGGGTACTCACGCGCGACTACCTGCTGGAACGGGTGTGGGGATACGAGCGGGCCTCCGAGATCGAATCGCGGACGGTGGACGTCCACGTCAGGCGTCTCCGGGAAAAGTTGGGATCGGAGGCCGCACGCATCGTCACCGTCAAGAGTGTCGGATATCGATTCGACCAGGACGCCTGA
- a CDS encoding tungsten ABC transporter substrate-binding protein has translation MSTMGKRYLRTVLQYLIVGLAVLGAAQGAPIRVVQAGSQNVILATTTSTQDSGLLDVLVPLFERQTGYVVKTISVGTGQALALGGRGEADVVLVHAPEAEKRYVTEGTLTNRRLVMHNDFIIVGPKEDPAQIRSLKKASEALRRIAERKATWVSRGDNSGTHQLEKRLWKASGQEPVSDWYLETGQGMGQTLGIATEKRAYTLTDRGTYLALKKRLALEILIERDPSLLNIYSVMEVNADRFPKVNAAGGKAFADFIIAADTQAIIKTFGVEKFGEPLFYPDAGRQEEEIGR, from the coding sequence ATGAGCACCATGGGTAAGAGATACTTGAGAACTGTTCTTCAGTACCTAATCGTGGGTCTGGCGGTACTTGGCGCCGCACAAGGGGCACCAATCCGCGTCGTCCAGGCTGGAAGTCAAAATGTCATTCTGGCGACCACCACCAGTACGCAGGATTCCGGGCTGCTTGACGTCTTGGTTCCATTGTTTGAGCGACAGACCGGCTACGTCGTGAAAACGATCTCCGTCGGAACAGGCCAGGCGCTGGCTCTTGGCGGTCGCGGCGAAGCAGACGTAGTATTGGTCCACGCCCCGGAGGCCGAGAAGAGGTATGTGACCGAGGGGACACTCACCAACCGTCGCCTGGTCATGCACAACGATTTCATTATCGTCGGCCCGAAGGAGGATCCGGCTCAGATCCGTAGTCTGAAGAAGGCGAGTGAAGCGCTCCGTCGAATCGCGGAGCGAAAAGCGACGTGGGTCTCTCGAGGTGATAATTCGGGGACCCATCAGCTTGAAAAACGCCTATGGAAAGCTTCGGGACAAGAACCTGTCAGCGACTGGTATCTGGAAACAGGCCAGGGGATGGGGCAGACCCTTGGGATTGCGACGGAGAAGCGAGCCTATACCCTCACCGACCGGGGCACCTACCTTGCCTTAAAAAAACGCCTCGCTCTGGAGATTCTCATTGAGCGCGACCCATCGCTCCTGAATATCTACTCGGTCATGGAGGTGAATGCCGACAGATTTCCCAAGGTGAATGCTGCCGGCGGCAAGGCGTTTGCGGACTTTATCATCGCGGCTGACACTCAAGCGATCATCAAGACGTTTGGCGTTGAGAAGTTCGGCGAGCCGCTATTTTATCCGGATGCCGGCAGACAGGAGGAGGAGATCGGACGCTGA